In the Telopea speciosissima isolate NSW1024214 ecotype Mountain lineage chromosome 2, Tspe_v1, whole genome shotgun sequence genome, one interval contains:
- the LOC122652483 gene encoding monodehydroascorbate reductase-like, with protein MAETHFKYVIVGGGVAAGYAAREFAKQGLKSGELAIISKEAVAPYERPALSKAYLFPEGFARLPGFHVCVGSGGERLPPQWYTEKGIEVILSTEIVKADLASKTLTSAAGATFKYDILIIATGSSVVRLTDFGVQGADAKNIFYLREIEDADKLVEVFKTKKNGKCVIVGGGYIGLELGAVMQMNNLDVTMVYPEPWCMPRLFTAELAAFYEGYYAKKKGIQILKGTVAVGFDTDANGEVKTVKLKDGRVLDADIVVVGVGGRPLTKLFKGQVEEEKGGIKTDAFFKTSVPDVYAVGDVATFPMKIYNDMRRVEHVDHARKSAEQAVKAIKASEEGKSIDEYDYLPYFYSRAFNLSWQFYGDNVGDTVFFGDNDLESTNPKFGSYWIKDGKIVGAFLEAGTPEENKAIANIARLQPPVENLEELAKEGLAFALKV; from the exons ATGGCGGAGACGCATTTCAAGTACGTGATCGTTGGTGGTGGTGTTGCAGCT GGATATGCTGCAAGGGAGTTTGCTAAACAAGGCCTTAAGTCAGGAGAACTGGCAATTATTTCCAAAGAAGCA gtGGCTCCTTATGAGCGTCCAGCACTTAGCAAGGCATACCTTTTTCCTGAGG GATTTGCAAGACTCCCAGGATTTCATGTCTGTGTTGGGAGTGGGGGTGAGAGACTACCTCCACAGTGGTATACTGAGAAAG GCATAGAGGTGATCCTAAGCACTGAAATAGTGAAGGCAGATCTAGCTTCCAAGACTCTTACTAGTGCAGCTGGAGCAACCTTTAAGTATGACATTCTCATCATTGCAACTGGGTCTTCC GTCGTTAGGTTAACCGACTTTGGTGTTCAAGGAGCTGACGCCAAGAACATCTTCTACTTGAGAGAAATTGAGGATGCTGACAAGCTTGTAGAAGTATTTAAGACAAAGAAGAATGGGAAGTGTGTGATTGTTGGAGGGGGATATATTGGTCTGGAGCTTGGTGCTGTAATGCAAATGAACAATCTTGATGTTACTATGGTGTATCCTGAACCATGGTGCA TGCCTCGGCTCTTCACTGCTGAGTTAGCTGCTTTCTATGAGGGTTATTATGCTAAGAAGAAAGGTATCCAAATTCTTAAGGGAACAGTTGCAGTTGGGTTTGATACTGATGCAAATGGAGAG GTGAAGACTGTAAAACTGAAGGATGGGAGGGTATTGGATGCTgacattgttgttgttggtgttggTGGAAGACCCCTTACCAAATTGTTCAAAGGACAGGTTGAGGAAGAGAAAGGTGGAATTAAG ACTGATGCATTCTTCAAAACTAGCGTCCCTGATGTGTATGCCGTTGGTGATGTGGCTACCTTCCCTATGAAAATTTACAATGATATGAGGAGAGTAGAGCATGTAGATCATGCCAGAAAATCAGCAGAGCAGGCTGTCAAG GCTATCAAGGCAAGCGAGGAAGGGAAATCCATTGATGAGTATGACTATCTTCCATACTTCTACTCTCGCGCCTTTAATCTATCATGGCAGTTCTACGGAGACAATGTTGGGGATACTGTGTTTTTTGGCGACAATGATCTGGAATCCACCAATCCTAAATTTGGATCATATTGGATCAAGGATGGGAAGATAGTTGGCGCATTCTTGGAGGCTGGTACACCAGAAGAGAACAAGGCCATTGCCAACATTGCAAGGCTCCAACCTCCAGTTGAAAATCTGGAAGAACTAGCCAAGGAAGGTCTAGCATTTGCATTGAAGGTCTGA
- the LOC122649823 gene encoding perakine reductase-like yields MAASLYHPLSNLNLKHIQTKSRRGSRTRKLFRSSLCCKKVSEERRIMIKNGNDFLDICRVVNGMWQTSGGWGRIDRDNAVDAMLRYADAGLTTFDMADIYGPAEDLYGIFINRVRRERPSELLEQVRGLTKWVPPPVKMTSSFVRDSIDVSRRRMDVDSLDMLQFHWWDYSNPAYLDALKHLTDLKEEGKIKTVALTNFDTERLQIIVENGIPVVSNQVQHSIIDMRPQQRMSEFCQLTGVKLITYGTVLGGLLSEKFLDTNLSIPFAGPPLNTPSLQKYKRMVDAWGGWSLFQVLLQTLKKVASKHGVSIPTVAVRYILDQPSVAGSMIGVRLGLSEHIQDANTVLSLILDEDDVNSIQEVSKKGKDLLSIIGDCGDEYRRA; encoded by the exons ATGGCAGCGTCCCTGTATCATCCCTTGAGCAATCTTAACctcaaacacatccaaacaaaatCCAGAAGAGGTTCTCGAACTCGAAAACTCTTTAGGAGTTCGTTATGTTGTAAGAAAGTCAGTGAAGAGCGGCGAATCATGATTAAGAATGGAAACGATTTCTTAGATATATGCCGGGTCGTGAATGGAATGTGGCAGACGAGTGGCGGTTGGGGCAGAATCGATAGAGACAATGCCGTCGATGCTATGCTTCGATATGCTGATGCCGGCCTCACCACTTTTGACATGGCTGATATCT ATGGCCCTGCAGAAGATCTCTATGGTATTTTCATCAACCGAGTTCGTCGAGAGCGCCCATCAGAGTTATTAGAACAGGTTAGAGG TCTTACAAAATGGGTGCCACCTCCAGTTAAGATGACAAGTAGCTTTGTCCGGGATAGCATCGATGTTTCACGGAGAAGAATGGATGTTGATTCCTTGGACATGCTTCAGTTTCACTG GTGGGATTACTCCAACCCAGCTTATCTTGATGCACTTAAACACCTTACTGATCTGAAAGAAGAAG GTAAAATCAAGACAGTGGCTTTGACAAACTTTGACACTGAAAGGTTACAAATAATCGTGGAAAATGGGATTCCAGTTGTCAGCAATCAG GTGCAACATTCTATTATTGACATGCGTCCTCAACAGAGAATGTCTGAATTTTGTCAACTCACAGGAGTTAAACTCAtaac GTATGGCACAGTCTTGGGTGGTCTCTTGTCTGAGAAGTTCCTTGATACCAACTTAAGCATTCCTTTTGCTGGGCCTCCATTAAATACTCCCTCACTCCAGAAATACAAAAGG ATGGTTGATGCCTGGGGAGGGTGGagtctctttcaagttctgctTCAAACACTAAAGAAGGTAGCCTCTAAACATGGGGTCTCAATTCCAACTGTTGCTGTTAGATACATTCTAGATCAG CCATCAGTGGCAGGATCAATGATAGGTGTTAGGCTTGGTCTCTCTGAACATATCCAAGATGCAAATACTGTGTTGTCACTTATTCTTGATGAGGATGATGTAAACAGCATCCAAGAAGTatcaaagaaagggaaagatcTGTTAAGCATAATTGGTGACTGCGGGGATGAATATAGGCGTGCATGA